A portion of the Streptomyces coeruleoprunus genome contains these proteins:
- a CDS encoding DUF881 domain-containing protein, translated as MSNSADSPAEPARRGKWQPVRLLTAAVFALAGLIFVTSFNTAKGTNIRTDASLLRLSDLVRERSAKNAELEESTATVRGEVDALARRDDGSSQAEDARLGALEKAAGTTEVAGEGLTVTLNDAPPNAQAAPGYPEPQANDLVIHQQDLQAVVNALWQGGARGIQVMDQRLISTSAVRCVGNTLILQGRVYSPPYKVTAVGDTGKLRRALNDSPAIKNYQLYVKAYGLGWNVEERGAMTLPAYSGTVDLHYAKPIT; from the coding sequence TTGAGCAATTCCGCCGACTCTCCCGCAGAGCCGGCCCGGCGCGGGAAGTGGCAGCCGGTCCGGCTGCTGACCGCTGCCGTTTTCGCGCTCGCCGGCCTGATCTTCGTCACCAGCTTCAACACCGCCAAGGGCACCAACATCCGGACGGACGCCTCCCTGCTGCGGCTCTCGGACCTGGTGCGCGAGCGCAGCGCCAAGAACGCCGAGCTGGAGGAGTCCACGGCGACCGTGCGCGGCGAGGTGGACGCCCTGGCCCGCCGCGACGACGGTTCCAGCCAGGCGGAGGACGCCCGGCTCGGCGCCCTGGAGAAGGCCGCGGGCACCACCGAGGTCGCCGGCGAGGGCCTCACGGTCACGCTGAACGACGCGCCCCCGAACGCGCAGGCGGCGCCCGGCTACCCGGAGCCGCAGGCCAACGACCTGGTCATCCACCAGCAGGACCTCCAGGCCGTCGTGAACGCGCTGTGGCAGGGCGGCGCCCGGGGCATCCAGGTCATGGACCAGCGGCTGATCTCCACCAGCGCCGTGCGCTGCGTGGGCAACACGCTGATCCTGCAGGGCCGGGTCTACTCGCCGCCGTACAAGGTCACGGCCGTGGGGGACACCGGGAAGCTGCGACGGGCCCTCAACGACTCCCCCGCGATCAAGAACTACCAGCTCTACGTGAAGGCCTACGGCCTCGGCTGGAACGTCGAGGAGCGCGGGGCGATGACTCTTCCCGCCTATTCCGGCACAGTGGACCTCCACTACGCGAAGCCCATCACCTAG
- a CDS encoding aminodeoxychorismate/anthranilate synthase component II, with amino-acid sequence MSARILVVDNYDSFVFNLVQYLYQLGAECEVRRNDEVQLSHAQDGFDGVLLSPGPGTPEEAGVCVDMVRHCAATGVPVFGVCLGMQSMAVAYGGVVDRAPELLHGKTSPVVHEGKGVFAGLPSPFTATRYHSLAAEPDTLPDVLEVTARTEDGIIMGLRHREHAVEGVQFHPESVLTEHGHLMLANWLVQCGDTGAVGRSAGLAPVVGKAVA; translated from the coding sequence GTGAGCGCGCGCATCCTCGTCGTCGACAACTACGACAGCTTCGTCTTCAACCTGGTCCAGTACCTCTACCAGCTCGGCGCCGAGTGCGAGGTGCGCCGCAACGACGAGGTGCAGCTGAGCCACGCCCAGGACGGCTTCGACGGCGTCCTGCTGTCCCCGGGCCCCGGCACCCCGGAAGAGGCCGGCGTCTGCGTCGACATGGTCCGGCACTGCGCGGCCACGGGCGTGCCGGTCTTCGGTGTCTGCCTCGGTATGCAGTCGATGGCCGTGGCGTACGGCGGTGTGGTCGACCGCGCGCCCGAGCTGCTGCACGGCAAGACCTCGCCGGTCGTCCACGAGGGCAAGGGTGTCTTCGCCGGGCTGCCCTCGCCGTTCACCGCGACGCGGTACCACTCGCTGGCCGCCGAACCGGACACGCTGCCGGACGTCCTGGAGGTCACGGCCCGCACGGAGGACGGCATCATCATGGGGCTGCGCCACCGTGAACACGCGGTGGAGGGCGTGCAGTTCCACCCCGAGTCGGTGCTCACCGAGCACGGACACCTGATGCTCGCCAACTGGCTGGTGCAGTGCGGTGACACGGGGGCGGTCGGCCGGTCTGCGGGCCTCGCGCCGGTGGTGGGCAAGGCCGTCGCGTGA
- a CDS encoding rhomboid family intramembrane serine protease: MDQEQAPNGLSSCYRHPGVETGIRCTRCERPICPDCMVSASVGFQCPECVRNGSGTGHAPGASRPRTLAGAAVTAGDPHLVTKILIGLNLAVFVAALAVPALVEDLMLIGRAFDFQTAQWLGVADGEWYRLVTSMFLHQEVWHIGFNMIGLWVLGGPLEPAFGRVRYLALYLLSGLAGSALTYLLAAPNSGSLGASGAVWGLMGATFVLVRRLKYDPRPVVGLIALNVLITVVFRDTIAWQAHLGGLVAGAIIAYGMVGGPRERRAPMQWGACALVLAASLVTVVVRSSDLSVLMLG, translated from the coding sequence ATGGATCAGGAGCAGGCGCCGAACGGGCTGTCCAGCTGCTACCGCCACCCCGGGGTGGAGACCGGTATCCGCTGCACCCGCTGCGAGCGGCCGATCTGCCCGGACTGCATGGTCTCGGCGTCGGTGGGCTTCCAGTGCCCGGAGTGCGTACGCAACGGGTCGGGCACGGGGCACGCGCCGGGCGCCAGCCGGCCGAGGACGCTCGCGGGCGCCGCCGTCACGGCCGGGGACCCGCACCTCGTCACCAAGATTCTCATCGGGCTCAACCTGGCGGTGTTCGTCGCCGCGCTGGCCGTCCCGGCCCTGGTCGAGGACCTGATGCTCATCGGCCGCGCGTTCGACTTCCAGACCGCCCAGTGGCTGGGTGTCGCGGACGGCGAGTGGTACCGGCTGGTCACGTCGATGTTCCTGCACCAGGAGGTGTGGCACATCGGGTTCAACATGATCGGCCTGTGGGTGCTGGGCGGGCCCCTGGAGCCCGCGTTCGGCCGGGTGCGCTATCTGGCCCTGTATCTGCTGTCCGGGCTCGCGGGCAGCGCCCTCACGTATCTGCTGGCCGCGCCGAACTCCGGCTCACTCGGCGCGTCCGGCGCCGTGTGGGGGCTGATGGGCGCGACCTTCGTGCTGGTCCGGCGCCTCAAGTACGACCCGCGTCCGGTCGTGGGTCTCATCGCGCTGAACGTGCTGATCACGGTGGTGTTCCGGGACACCATCGCCTGGCAGGCGCACCTCGGCGGTCTCGTGGCGGGCGCGATCATCGCGTACGGCATGGTCGGCGGGCCGCGCGAGCGGCGCGCGCCGATGCAGTGGGGCGCCTGTGCGCTGGTGCTGGCCGCCTCGCTGGTCACGGTCGTCGTGCGATCGTCCGACCTGTCGGTGCTCATGCTCGGTTGA
- a CDS encoding class E sortase: MRLIVRTLSELCITAGAVILLFVAYVLLWTGVTAEAAGARQIESLESRWVAREPVRPPTAPPASPAPAPPPSPAAPEPYREGEPFAVMYVPRFGAGWHWPVLEGTATDTLKKGLGHYPGTARPGEAGNFSVAGHRRTYGDPFRDFPRLRPGDAVILNDGTTWFTYRVVRPPYRTVPGDIGVIDPVPRPDRSGFTGPGRYLTLTTCDPEWGSSHRLIAWARLAATQPVDRGRPAAFHS, translated from the coding sequence GTGCGACTGATCGTGAGGACCCTCAGCGAGCTGTGCATCACCGCAGGCGCCGTGATCCTGCTGTTCGTGGCGTACGTGCTGCTGTGGACCGGCGTCACGGCGGAGGCCGCGGGCGCCCGGCAGATCGAGTCCCTGGAGAGCCGCTGGGTGGCCCGGGAGCCCGTACGGCCCCCGACGGCACCACCGGCCTCGCCCGCCCCGGCACCCCCGCCCTCGCCCGCTGCCCCCGAGCCCTACCGGGAGGGCGAGCCCTTCGCCGTGATGTACGTCCCCCGGTTCGGGGCCGGCTGGCACTGGCCGGTCCTGGAGGGCACCGCCACCGACACCCTCAAGAAGGGCCTGGGTCACTACCCCGGAACGGCGCGCCCCGGGGAGGCCGGGAACTTCTCGGTGGCCGGACACCGTCGTACGTACGGTGATCCGTTCCGGGACTTCCCGCGGCTCCGCCCCGGCGACGCGGTGATCCTCAACGACGGGACCACCTGGTTCACGTACCGCGTCGTGAGGCCGCCGTACCGGACCGTGCCCGGCGACATCGGAGTGATCGACCCGGTGCCGCGGCCGGACCGGTCCGGGTTCACGGGGCCGGGCCGCTACCTGACGCTGACCACCTGCGACCCCGAGTGGGGCAGCAGCCACCGGCTGATCGCCTGGGCCCGGCTCGCGGCCACGCAACCCGTGGACCGGGGCAGGCCCGCGGCTTTCCACAGCTGA
- the crgA gene encoding cell division protein CrgA, whose protein sequence is MPKSRIRKKADFTPPPAAKQATAIKLSNRSWVAPVMLALFAIGLAWIVVFYVTDGTLPVESLRNWNIVVGFGFIAGGFAVSTQWK, encoded by the coding sequence GTGCCGAAGTCACGTATCCGCAAGAAGGCCGACTTCACGCCGCCGCCGGCCGCGAAGCAGGCGACGGCCATCAAGCTGAGCAACCGCAGCTGGGTGGCCCCGGTGATGCTGGCGCTGTTCGCGATCGGGCTGGCCTGGATCGTCGTCTTCTACGTCACGGACGGCACCCTGCCCGTGGAGTCGCTGCGCAACTGGAACATCGTCGTCGGCTTCGGCTTCATCGCCGGTGGCTTCGCCGTCTCGACGCAGTGGAAGTAG